A window of the Desulforapulum autotrophicum HRM2 genome harbors these coding sequences:
- a CDS encoding transketolase C-terminal domain-containing protein, which produces MALSFMEGNEAVARGAMAAGCSFFAGYPITPATTVFANMLKMLPPRGGVCVQGEDEIASMGYCIGASMAGKKALTATSGPGLSLYSEQISFAVGSEIPLVIVDVQRLGPSTGSATRGADSDIQFMRWGNTGGVPVIVLVPKDALDCYLLTVHAFNYAEEFRCPVFIASNKEIGMTKESVDLDAVTLPPLVARKPYRGDAYVPFEAGPESAPDFLPIGGRDLVRQTSSTHGPDGYITIDPGVIEANQERLQNKILAAEERITLYEENHRPGADTLVISYGVTSRAVDDACAHLEKKGRPVSSLTLKTLWPVPETLLLKAAKSYRRIVVVEMNLGQYVGEIQRVLCGKKIDFYGQMDGILIKPGKIMEVIENE; this is translated from the coding sequence ATGGCGTTGTCTTTTATGGAAGGAAATGAGGCGGTTGCAAGGGGTGCCATGGCTGCGGGATGCTCCTTTTTTGCAGGGTATCCCATAACCCCTGCCACCACTGTTTTTGCCAATATGTTAAAGATGTTACCCCCCAGGGGCGGGGTCTGTGTCCAGGGCGAAGATGAGATTGCATCCATGGGCTATTGTATCGGTGCTTCCATGGCAGGAAAAAAGGCCCTTACGGCCACTTCCGGCCCTGGACTCAGTCTTTACAGTGAACAGATTTCTTTTGCAGTGGGTAGTGAAATTCCCCTTGTCATCGTTGATGTTCAGCGCCTTGGACCTTCCACGGGTTCGGCCACACGGGGGGCAGACAGTGATATTCAGTTCATGCGGTGGGGCAACACCGGCGGTGTGCCCGTTATTGTTCTGGTACCCAAGGATGCCCTTGACTGTTATCTTTTGACAGTTCACGCCTTTAACTATGCCGAAGAGTTCAGGTGCCCTGTGTTCATTGCATCCAACAAGGAAATCGGCATGACCAAGGAGAGTGTTGACCTGGATGCTGTGACGCTTCCGCCCCTTGTGGCGCGTAAACCCTACCGGGGAGATGCCTATGTCCCCTTTGAAGCCGGGCCTGAATCTGCCCCTGATTTTCTTCCCATTGGTGGTAGGGATCTGGTCCGCCAGACGTCTTCCACCCATGGTCCAGACGGTTATATCACCATTGATCCCGGGGTGATCGAGGCCAATCAGGAACGACTGCAAAATAAGATTCTGGCTGCTGAAGAGAGGATCACCCTTTACGAGGAAAACCACAGACCGGGCGCAGACACCCTGGTTATCAGTTATGGTGTGACCTCAAGGGCTGTTGATGATGCCTGTGCACATCTTGAAAAAAAGGGACGTCCTGTTTCATCCCTGACACTTAAAACCCTGTGGCCGGTACCTGAAACCCTCCTGCTTAAAGCAGCAAAGTCCTATCGCCGCATTGTTGTCGTTGAGATGAACCTAGGTCAATATGTTGGCGAAATACAACGGGTTCTCTGTGGTAAAAAAATAGATTTTTATGGCCAGATGGACGGGATTTTAATCAAGCCTGGAAAGATCATGGAGGTAATTGAAAATGAGTAG
- a CDS encoding GntR family transcriptional regulator translates to MKKKAEKSREDYTQEAYMGIRRMFFINEIIPGQKISYRDLAERLEMSATPIIQALKRLEFQGLVRHEPNRGYYTEKISLKELTEIYDFRELIEVSLLAKTIKSINRQGLATLKKALKKHLNAKRDIYLKERLMNDMELHLTMAELSGCTLQINTLRHLFDLLYLKYRGNMLFITPMDTVDDEHQQLFDLIAQKEIDPACKMLAQHIANVKKYAIICIERMAREKNLQVI, encoded by the coding sequence ATGAAAAAAAAAGCAGAAAAAAGCCGTGAAGACTATACCCAGGAAGCGTATATGGGCATTCGAAGGATGTTTTTCATCAATGAAATCATACCGGGTCAGAAAATTTCCTACCGGGACCTTGCGGAACGTCTGGAAATGAGTGCAACCCCCATCATTCAGGCCCTGAAAAGACTTGAATTCCAGGGACTGGTACGCCACGAACCAAACCGGGGCTACTATACTGAAAAAATAAGCCTTAAAGAGCTCACCGAAATCTATGACTTCCGTGAACTCATCGAAGTCTCCCTGCTGGCCAAAACCATAAAATCCATCAACCGCCAGGGTCTTGCAACGTTAAAAAAAGCCTTGAAAAAGCACCTCAACGCCAAAAGGGATATCTACCTGAAAGAGCGCCTCATGAACGACATGGAACTGCACCTTACCATGGCAGAACTTTCCGGATGCACCCTCCAGATAAACACCCTGCGCCATCTCTTTGATCTGCTCTATCTCAAATACAGGGGCAACATGCTCTTTATAACCCCCATGGACACGGTGGATGACGAGCACCAGCAACTCTTTGACCTCATTGCCCAGAAAGAAATTGACCCGGCCTGCAAAATGCTTGCACAGCATATTGCCAATGTTAAAAAATATGCCATCATCTGCATTGAGCGCATGGCCCGGGAAAAAAACCTGCAGGTCATATAG
- a CDS encoding RrF2 family transcriptional regulator: MSASSKLSNSVKALCFLAKHHPVPQNSACISMDTGINASKLRRHLSALAKAGILRTIQGAAGGFVLKKAPEDIHLQEIYCALEDRKAFHLDITTNPDNTVEETTIVNNYFLDLFTEIQVEIEDKMRTIKLSHIINHISDNKGV, encoded by the coding sequence ATGTCAGCATCATCAAAACTTTCAAATTCGGTTAAAGCCTTGTGTTTTCTGGCAAAGCACCATCCCGTGCCCCAGAATTCCGCTTGCATCTCAATGGATACCGGGATCAACGCCTCAAAGCTCAGACGCCATCTTTCGGCCCTTGCAAAAGCAGGAATACTTCGAACCATCCAGGGAGCCGCAGGTGGATTTGTACTCAAAAAAGCCCCTGAAGATATCCATCTCCAGGAAATATATTGCGCCCTGGAAGACAGAAAAGCCTTCCATCTGGACATAACAACCAACCCGGACAACACTGTGGAAGAGACCACCATCGTTAACAACTACTTCCTGGATCTATTTACCGAAATCCAGGTGGAAATTGAAGATAAAATGCGGACAATAAAACTGTCCCACATCATTAATCACATTTCAGACAACAAAGGAGTATAA
- the amaB gene encoding L-piperidine-6-carboxylate dehydrogenase, which translates to MKFLEKLGIKAKNQGSSTGLKWNSTCDQGEINVISPADGKLLASVYLASKDDYENLVETSQKAFKIWRKVPAPKRGEIVRQIGNELRKNKNALGTLVSYEMGKSLQEGWGEVQEMIDICDFALGQSRQLCGSTIHSERESHRLYDQYHPLGIVGIITAFNFPVAVWSWNAMIAAICGDVNIWKPSSKTPLTAIAIQNILAPIIKSNNLPEGLFSLIVGRGSDVGETMLNDQRLPLISITGSTRVGRHAAEVIARRFGKSILELGGNNAIIMTPEANLKLAVPGIVFSAVGTAGQRCTTTRRIILHESIYDQVKDLIVKAYGSLKIGSPLDEANHMGPLIDKGAVKDYQNALKALVEQGGKILTGGEVLEGDGYESGCYVTPVIAEAENSYPIVQEETFAPILYLIRYSGELENAIKLHNDVVQGLSSSIFTDNLQEAEEFLSHWGSDCGIANVNIGTSGAEIGGAFGGEKETGGGRESGSDAWKGYMRRQTNTINYGRTIPLAQGIKFDI; encoded by the coding sequence ATGAAATTTCTTGAAAAACTGGGCATCAAGGCAAAGAATCAAGGATCTTCAACGGGCCTTAAATGGAACAGCACCTGCGATCAGGGAGAAATTAATGTTATTTCTCCTGCGGATGGAAAACTGCTGGCATCGGTATATCTGGCCTCAAAGGATGATTATGAAAATCTGGTGGAGACATCACAAAAAGCCTTTAAAATCTGGAGAAAAGTCCCGGCACCCAAGCGGGGTGAGATTGTCCGCCAGATCGGTAATGAACTGAGAAAGAACAAGAATGCCCTTGGCACCCTTGTCTCCTATGAAATGGGAAAATCCCTCCAGGAGGGCTGGGGCGAAGTACAGGAGATGATTGATATCTGTGATTTTGCCCTAGGCCAGTCCCGGCAGCTCTGTGGTTCCACCATCCACTCGGAAAGGGAGAGCCATCGCCTCTATGACCAGTATCATCCCCTGGGAATTGTCGGCATCATCACCGCATTCAACTTCCCCGTGGCAGTATGGTCATGGAATGCCATGATTGCAGCCATTTGCGGCGATGTCAACATCTGGAAGCCCTCATCAAAGACCCCGCTTACGGCCATTGCCATTCAAAACATCCTGGCACCTATCATCAAGTCAAACAATCTGCCCGAAGGCCTTTTTTCCCTGATCGTGGGCAGGGGGTCAGATGTGGGTGAAACCATGCTCAACGATCAGCGGCTTCCTTTGATCTCAATCACAGGTTCCACCCGGGTCGGACGCCACGCGGCAGAGGTTATTGCCCGTCGATTCGGCAAATCCATCCTGGAACTTGGCGGCAACAATGCCATCATCATGACCCCCGAGGCAAATCTGAAACTTGCCGTTCCCGGCATTGTCTTTTCTGCCGTGGGAACAGCCGGCCAGCGCTGCACAACCACCCGGAGAATTATTCTCCATGAATCCATCTATGACCAGGTAAAGGATCTCATCGTCAAGGCCTATGGGTCGTTGAAAATAGGCTCCCCCCTGGATGAGGCAAACCACATGGGACCCCTCATTGACAAGGGTGCAGTCAAGGATTACCAGAATGCTCTTAAAGCCCTTGTCGAACAAGGCGGAAAAATCCTGACCGGCGGAGAAGTCCTTGAAGGTGACGGGTATGAATCCGGTTGCTACGTAACCCCGGTCATTGCCGAAGCCGAAAACAGCTACCCCATTGTCCAGGAAGAAACCTTTGCTCCGATCCTCTACCTGATCCGTTATTCAGGCGAGCTGGAAAACGCCATTAAGCTCCACAACGATGTTGTCCAGGGGCTATCATCCTCGATCTTCACAGACAACCTCCAGGAAGCCGAAGAGTTCCTCTCCCACTGGGGATCTGACTGCGGTATTGCCAACGTAAACATCGGCACCTCGGGTGCTGAAATCGGCGGCGCCTTTGGTGGCGAAAAAGAGACCGGCGGCGGACGTGAATCCGGATCAGATGCCTGGAAAGGGTATATGAGACGACAGACAAACACCATCAACTACGGAAGAACCATTCCACTTGCCCAGGGAATCAAGTTCGATATTTAG
- a CDS encoding translation elongation factor codes for MTITPSGVIYRETVIKNAQATVRYTMPKPCWAVMTFNVEPGALNSGDFLLATPMGIMAALKNAGTRLLEPFYALDIKAPQKLLGTITNDLNNMRADLGIPRFEGNLFALGGTVAVAPAMDYSIRFNACCSGKVRLKLTLGGYQFSTSSQWTLENLTFSGLEGHGGVTIGWGSDNLIRRADFPARITEIQKIHGHPPVQ; via the coding sequence GTGACCATCACTCCCTCCGGGGTGATTTACAGGGAAACGGTTATCAAAAATGCCCAGGCCACCGTTCGCTATACCATGCCAAAACCCTGCTGGGCCGTCATGACCTTTAATGTTGAGCCGGGAGCATTAAATTCCGGGGATTTTCTGCTGGCCACCCCCATGGGTATAATGGCTGCCCTGAAAAATGCCGGAACCCGATTGCTGGAGCCCTTTTATGCCCTGGATATCAAAGCGCCCCAGAAGTTGCTTGGAACCATCACAAATGATTTAAACAATATGAGGGCAGATTTGGGGATACCCCGGTTTGAGGGCAATCTGTTCGCCCTTGGGGGAACAGTTGCTGTGGCCCCGGCCATGGATTATAGTATACGGTTCAATGCCTGTTGTTCGGGCAAGGTCCGATTAAAACTGACCCTCGGCGGATACCAATTTTCCACCTCCTCCCAGTGGACCCTGGAAAACCTGACCTTTTCAGGCCTGGAGGGTCACGGCGGCGTCACCATTGGCTGGGGAAGCGATAACCTCATCCGCAGGGCAGATTTCCCTGCCAGGATCACTGAAATCCAAAAAATTCATGGTCACCCCCCGGTGCAATGA